Within the Hermetia illucens chromosome 6, iHerIll2.2.curated.20191125, whole genome shotgun sequence genome, the region gttaatgatattatataattatattttgaaactttactgccaatccccttaagttcattcaagGTCCGTAAAAATTCCAGGAATATCGGTTTTGATATAACACACTATATTGGAAAGATTGGTGgaaattttcttattattaacagagttacagtaggtcaaagttgcctctacTACTCTCTAGGAAATAAAATACCACTACAACAtcatattatcctcaccctaaacaaacatggcttattaccgaatactatatttgccgcctatgatagcatagccagggtaaaactgtacactgccatgaaagaatttggtatcccgacgaaattaataagactgactaggctgaccctgaccaatgtgcgaagccagataaaagcagcaggatcgctctcaagacaattcgacatcaacaacggtctacgacaaggggatgcgctatcatgcgtcctctttaacatgcCCCTGGAgaaattgatccgtgatgctgaggtaaatgcaaaagatacgatcctctttaagttcacccaactactggcctatgctgacgatatcgacatcatgggaagaaccacccgagacgtacaaactgccttcatccagatcgagcaggcggcgcgatatctggggctttaaagtcgatgaacagatggtgcaattgttgtccatattccaacagtttttccatcgcatgccgcagagagaaaatctggtctgttgctgatttgcctggagtgaagcctctttggtatgggccaatgatgttctgggcgtatggggctatccggcctagcaagatagcggagaatatcttatagatggtactcagcagcgtgattcctcaataattgctgcactgcgtgattcgctgtcccataccttgagcacaagttgatgatccacttggtgtaaatggtcgcctccatattgaaccaattcgactgtaattccatcggctcctggcaacttatgattttttagccaatgaattgcacggactgtttctcctaaacttggtggtgacagtatttgtccgtcgtcttcagttggcgggacctccaacttgccgatgttctggttgttcagtagctcatcaacgtactcaacccatcgctccaatatgcccattctgtcggaaatcaagtttccctctttgtctcggcaggatgagcatcgaggtgtataaggcttcatcctgctgacttgttggtaaaactttcgcgcctggtgcggttgcttcctgtacttttcgagttcacaaacttgttggttctcccaggcttcctttttccgtctgtgaagtcgcctctccgctcgacagagttcgtgataagtttctgcgcgtgcccgcgttctttgagaatgcaacattactcggtatgcgacattcttccgttccgttgctagcatacattcatcgtcaaaccagcagttccgactccttttgcggctgcggccaagtatgtttgtggccgtatccatgataacgttcttcaggtgattgtgacgatcatttgttgatgcttcatctccaggtcctctgttgactgcggttattgcggcatccatttccctcttataggtgtcgcttaggactgtgttgtggatggcttcagtgttcactctcacctgattgtcagaggggattctaggtggtattgtaattcgagctcggagcaccatgccaacgagatagtgatccgagtctatattggcccccctatatgttctgacattcatcaaggctgagaggtggcggcgctcgatcaacacgtgatcaatttggttgaaagtgatcccgtctggagaggcccacgtatgtttgtggaccgcttttcgcgaaaaccaggtacttccaacaaccatttcgtaataaaaataaaactaggtagcttgctcctactacaatatattatataactaTTTTAAGAAACCATTTCGTGTCACCCTGCTAAtttaataatccgcagtccgttatcatttgttttttggtgtaagctatgggagctaacgtatcgcctgaatatgggctccttccctacttggctgttaaaatccccaagtatgattttaatatcatatctgggacaggcttcgagggttcattctactgcctcgtaggaggtatccttctccgactctgcagtctcctctgtagggacgtgaatgttaatgaggcttatatttctaaacttgcctcgcaagcgcagagtgcatagccgttcgcctatgttttcaaagccgataacagcaggtttcattttttggctgcctaagaaacctactccgagcacatggtttactggatgaccgctataatatatggtatagcggctctaccccaggaaaccggtccctgtccatcgcatctcttgtaacgctgttacatcagccctatattgggacagggtatcggctagctgctcatcagctttatctctgtacagggagcgcacgttccatgagaaaatgcgcaaatcgttaatccgttgtcgttgctgggttcgtcgttgtaaagtccatcctgtccgaggctcctttcgtggcttcgtaacatcggttttccgtatagggttgtcagccctacccaacccccaacctggaggaccagttagtacattttgtcccgtttttagacgcgggagactcgccttcatccttctccgtctgcagcttttcgttatggaagagctcccagcggtcaccacttggaggtggagatagggtttggtagtagaactgttggtgttggttcagcaagcatttccctggttttatgctccatcgtgagtaccaatccacgtttcgccctgggacgtatactaccctttctcctatctagggtcgaaaatcacaaccgacaacagctacgatgaggaaatccgcgcacggttgttgtcagccaacagagcctatttcagcttacaaaaactgctccgctcgaaacatctcaccatagggtcaatgacgacgaaatctatgagcgagaccatgaccgtccagttgtggataaaatccggctcaatatgttacggtgggcggttcacttaatcaggaggatgatcccactcggaaactctataagggcgatatctatggtagaaaaagaagacgagacagaccctacctaagatggagcgatggcgtaggttaggacagcttttagggatatcgaattggtggatgtctggagttccttattaaggcaggcctagacccgataccggtggttgcgtcgttgatgatgatgatatttgcaTGCATATGCCTGATCGTACAGATTTTTCCAATGTACAAAtaaatctatctgaattaagtaattgatattgatatataaatgattaaactaaaacgaaatgtttccctgcgaccttccATCCATTTGACCtcattttgttgtggtattgacgaattgctatgttatgatgacttcatacacgttttagaatgcacgaaattcacttcaaatataaaagtttcatcttctataactttgttaataatagctggttTTCCTTCAAACTACCCAAGTTCCGTCTTATGTTATGCCTTGTACCACTGCCATTTTGTACttttagcatgaacttaaggggggtttccggctaaattcctaaaatttgctaatatactattatttactttatttatgcacatttcggaacgggatatattttgatgcctagattttgtttagatgCATCACAGTGATTttattcggatttttcggttggataggttccgagaacgagagttgttacactttttgagggtcgtattttgagccctcactcccctacgtttcacccaatatcaaatattgggcCAGTATtaatagagacctttcatttgatataccacataactggtttcacacaaaaccttaaaaataagccTGAAAGCAAAAGAAACCGATAGCGTGATCTTGTTATTAAGACTGGTGAAGTCACAATATCTCACTCATTTTCAGATACATATTAATCTATCGGCATTAAGAGTTTCCAAGAAACTAAGTAATGTCAATATGAATCATAAAAAGCCAACTAAAATGTTATTAGTTTTTTTTGGCCTGAAATGAAAAGTTCCAATCTTATGTTAAATCCTGCTACTTGACTCTCCctatttaaaaacaagtcgggaagccggaagcttgacgcttcaggtataaaaggttttgtgtttccctatgtgaggagcataacgtagttctccattggcttatagcattgacccgagatattgaaatcgttcagttcagttcagttcacatgagaatatccgcgatcgatatgggtttgcattgatcgtggaaaaactgcaagagaggcgttttcgatggtgtggtcacgtaattcacgctaacgagaattcaacaaccagtattgatcagaacatcgaaagcaatggtaagcaaccaaaaagccggccaaaacaatggtggcttgatacgctggacggggatttaaaggtctcgcgattacatcctgatcaggcatttgataaaataaaatgacgaaaccgatcaccacgagccgaccccgcttgtgaactgaaggctgaagaaaaagaaaacgatgtgaggagcgacgagtgcacgacagctccgtgtaatatagctaaaaactccattgccctgtattttctagaaagcgatttaaataaatcatttgatggaaagccctgtttTGATAATGGCCAACCTTATACGCTTCACGccctcaggttaatattattagcgaatgaaaacaatttaaccaacatcaaatataaacaagtcggaatactggaagctcgcgcttcgggtatgaaggttttgtgttcatcttatgtaagaaatttcaacgcacatttctctatccgtatatagctacaaatccaacataatcctttatatttttccaaactacgagacctacgtacatattacgctcaccctaaacaaacaaactgcctatttccaaatactgtacacatatatgcacgtatatcaattgatcgtacccatatttccgatttacttcttatatctatctgaattaggtactacccgcaaagttcattagcacgcatatactatatacgtacatacacacatatctggttggagtaattgatattcacatacaaatgattaaaaaactaaaacaaaataattctttgcgaccccatccataacaactcatttcgttgtggtattgacgaaatgatatgtgatgatgacgtcatgcgggtagtagagtgcacgaaattcacaaaaaatggtaaagttttaccccctataactttgttagtaataattggattttcttcaaacttgaccaaactgtgcattataccCTTCGTTATaggcatgctaaattttgtacttctgcgatcaacataaggggggtgtcgggtaaatttctaaaatgtggaaatatactattattaactttatttgtgcagatatcggaaccggatatattttgaggcctagatttcgtagagatgcaccactctgatttttttcagatttttcggttggataggttctgagaacgagacctgttacactttttgggggtcacattttgagccctcactcccctatgtttcacccaatatcaaatattgaaccagtttcgaaaagtactaattgagacctttcatttgataccccacatggctacattctgagacaccgtctcgattttaataaggttttgtttcacacaaaaccttaaaaagggctagggagaattagattcttcttgaatggaattttaatatttcactcgaatttcaattattctcgttaattatgacgtcagcatcttatttgtatggtttagaatgctgttaattagcacgaaattgataagtttaaactgctataactttcccactaatagttggattttcatgaaacctggcatgtgtatgcacaaggctgtcctctatgtcggtgcaaaatttagtacacttaggatgaacttaaggagagttttttagtctatttctaaaagttgataatatactattagtaagttttttgagcagataccggaatgggacatctctcgaagattagatttcacataagtgttttacaaaaaaccttaaaaagggctgcagataaatagattcttcataaatgtgactttaatattccaggcgaatgtcaattattgcgggtaattatgacgtcagcatctgatttgcatggctttggaagcagcaaACTCgctcgaaattgctaagtttgaactgctataactttggcgttaattgcctgatttccatgaaatttagcacatatatacgaaatattgtcctaggatgaatttaaggggggtttttcagtaaatttctactattagtgagtttatttgagcaggcctagatttcatctagtcgcacaaccctgatttttttcggatttttaggttgggtagtttccgaaaatgagtcctgtctcacttcaagtgcgtacattttgaatccttactcacgcactttgcaatttatgccaaacctaatgtcagtttcggaaagtacaaatcgagagctttcatttgataccctacacaactatatctggtgaaaaaaattttgaatcccccctttgcatgtatggggagcccccctttaaactccacctaaatttatgccactcactgtatgcgtgggatttcatagttcccatctgttcaccaaatttcgttcggatcggtttagccgttttggagaaaaatgcgtgtgacagacagacagacagactgacaaacagacagacaatgaatcgattttaataaggttttgttttacacaaatcagCTACAGCTTAAACTTCTATTAATCGAAAATCAATACTTATAGTTATTCAATTCTTGGCGCAATATATCTGCTTTAGTTGATTCTATGTAATAGAGTAACCTTCAATTGGTTAGAGAAAATGATCATTAGTTCCTCAATAAATTTCTAATAAGCGCTAGACGTGATCCATTTATGGGAACACTATGTGGTTCCTCAAACAATGTCCTTTGTTGCATGAACATTTTTACCTACAATGCAGTCAAACACGGTGAAAGTAGGATTGAAGCAGATGAGGCAATATTGAAAGTTTCGCATACAAGACTGTCTTATTGTTTGCTCTTTTATATTTCCAAGACTTCAACATACCTTTCCGACACAGCAATAGGGTTTCCAGATATGACAGCTCCATCACATCAGCTTTCAAATGTTTCGCATCCTCAATAGCTCGCTTCAAATGAACGTCTCCACAAGCATCAAGGACTCGGCTTAAATCCAACGACCAATGAGACGCTTTTAATATGAACAGTTCGCTCCAAACAACTTTGAGAATTTCATTTTGctgacactggtcaaacaacCGAAAGAATTCATTACATCTAGCTTGACGCACACAAGCCACTAAAATTTGGGCAAGGATTTGAAACTGCATTCCCTCCGTAAATGAGCTCTTCACGGAAGTTGATCGAGCTGATATAGGTGTCGTTACTTTCGATAAGCCCGTTGACTTCCTTGGTTTTCTGGGACCTCGCTCCTCTTGAACGGCGGTCACGTTCATTTTTGCTGCAAAACACCGCTGCAGTCGACAGTATGGACACCAATTTCTTCGGGCTTTATCCACTACACAGTTTCCCCGACCCGTTATGCAGGAGTATATCGCACCTTTACGGACACTACGTTTGAAAAAGCAAGAGCAGCCATCGCAACAGATAGTCCCATAGTGTTTCCCGGAACTCCTGTCGCCACAAACCCGACATGATAACAACGAATAACTATTACTGTCCATTCTCGATATTATCCTCAAACTGGTCATAGTGTTTTGATTTGTCCACGTTCTAGCCGCGAACTTTTATATCTTCGCTCATTATCTTGAGAATCTCCTTGTCATCTCGAGTGCCACTTCATAGGTGTCCTTACGCGGTTTTCATGGGATTTCTTTGGCATGATGTGGCAATTTGCATTCGACAACTCCTGTTTACCCCTTGATTGAGTGAGCGGAGGTCGACCGTGGCGATACAATGCAATCGAGGAGGCGTCATGTCATCCATTATTCGTAAACGGCCGCCCCATGAAGGAGCATGTTCGACAGGTGACAGTGTTGATAGCCAACGTATGACCTGTAGTTaatatttatttgctttttctGGTGTCCTTTGTTTAACGGCTCCGTGGAAAAGAAGTGAAAATCAATTAAGTTTCGGTGGTTCGTATCTTCAATGATTCTTCAGTTTGGTAATTACTAAATATTTGTAacttatatattattaactgtttccaataaaatatttccaacGCTAGGCAAGTCGAAACCAACGCAAATAGTATCGATGGGAAAATCATTAAGGATATAAGAATGAGAAATATGTCGTAACGGATGAGTGGAAATTTAGAGGTTTTTGTAAGAAGGAACATTCGcacagaaaacaacttttgTAAAAGAATAaatgttattattaattaagcagAATTAGAATCTGGAATGGGATTAAAATTACTAAATTATACAAGTGGCGGTTTTCCTGTAATATTGAATACACGGAAACTTCTGAGTAAAAACATACGTTGTAAATA harbors:
- the LOC119660016 gene encoding photoreceptor-specific nuclear receptor, producing MDSNSYSLLSCRVCGDRSSGKHYGTICCDGCSCFFKRSVRKGAIYSCITGRGNCVVDKARRNWCPYCRLQRCFAAKMNVTAVQEERGPRKPRKSTGLSKVTTPISARSTSVKSSFTEGMQFQILAQILVACVRQARCNEFFRLFDQCQQNEILKVVWSELFILKASHWSLDLSRVLDACGDVHLKRAIEDAKHLKADVMELSYLETLLLCRKEYALSAENSKYLEYFSENALTSLGKYTMHQWNRFGKLLLGLRGISLKQNETVLQTMFRNIIQDLLLQKDHIKS